GCGCGGGCCGGGAGTGGCCGGCGCAGCGCGCGCCCGGCGATCAGACGGTGCGGGTGGGCAGGTTCTCGGCGTGGCGGGTGCGGTTGCGGATCTCGGGACGCCCGTAGCCGTCGCCCTCGAGGCGGAGCACGGTGGCGAGCACGCCCCAGACGGCGAGGCCCGCGATGATGAGGAACACGAGAGTGGTCATGGCAGGAAATGTACTCCTTGCGACATCCTGCCGATAGTGGCAGAGTGGCCACACAACGACTTTTTCCTGCCAACCGGAGGACCACGTGCTCAAGACCATCGCCTGCATCGCGCTCCCCCAGATGGCGCCGTTCGAGTTCGGGGTGATCTGCGAGGTCTTCGGCATCGATCGCCGCGAGCACGGCGGCCCGATCTTCGACTTCCACGTCGTGGCCGCCGACCCCGGCCCCATCACGACCAAGCTCGGCTTCGACGTCGTCGTGAAGGAGGGGCTCGACTTCGCGTACGAGGCCGACCTGGTCGCCGTGCCCGCGTCCCTGGTCGGCTCGCCGGCCGACGAGCGCGTGCTCGACGTCATCCGCGACGCCGTCGACCGCGGAGCCTGGGTGCTCTCGGTCTGCTCGGGTGCGTTCACGCTCGGCTACGCCGGCGTGCTCGACGGCCGCCGGGCCACCACGCACTGGATGTACACCGACAAGATGGCCGAGCTCTTCCCGCAGACCGAGGTCGACCCCGACGTGCTCTTCGTGCAGGACGGCAAGGTGGTCACGGGTGCCGGCACCGCCGCGGGCATCGACGCCGCTCTGCACATCGTGCGCACCGAGCTCGGGGCGAGCGCCGCGAACGTGGTCGCCCGCCGCATGGTCGTCCCCCCGCAGCGCGACGGCGGCCAGTCGCAGTTCATCCAGACCCCGGTACCCGAGTGCCACAGCGACTCGTTCGCGAAGGTCACCGAGTGGATGCTCGAGCACCTCGACCACGAGCTCACCGTCGACCTGCTCGCGCGCAAGGCACTGATGTCGCCCCGCACCTTCGCCCGCCGCTTCCGCGCGGAGACCGGCACGACGCCGAACGCGTGGCTGAACCGCCAGCGCCTCCTCCGGGCCCAGCAACTGCTCGAGGAGACCTCGCTCACCCTCGAGGAGATCGCCCGCGAGACCGGCTTCGGCGCAGCCGCGGTGATGCGGCACCACTTCCTGAAGGTGCTGCAGACCACGCCGACGCAGTACCGGCGGCTCTTCGGGGTGCGGGAGGCGAGCGACCGCGAGGTGGCCGCCGCCAGCTGACGAGGGCGCACCGCACGCCGTCGCCCGGGCGGCGTCGCCCGGTCGTCGTCGAGCAGCCGGCGTCGGCCGGCCGCCATCGATCAGTCGGCGGATGCCTCGGACGCGCCGGTCGTCGCCACCCAGGCGATCCCGTCGCCGGTGATCTCGACTCCGCCCTCGTCGGGCGTGACGTACGCCGCCTCGCCGCGGGCGAGCCGTGACTCCCCCAGCCGTCCCCGGAGACGAAGCGAACCGCCTTCGGCCAGCACGATCGCCGGACCGTCGAGCGGCACGCGCGCGGCATCCGCTGCGTGGTCGCCGGCACCTGCGTCGAGCGCCGCAGTGCCCGCGATCGACGCCGGTTCAGCCCGGTAGAGCACGAAGTCGGGCACGTCGGGACGGAACGCGACGACTCCCGGCGCGACCGGCTCGGGCTCGAGGCGCGGCGGGGCGATCGGGGTGAAGTCGAGCACCTCGAGCAGCTCGGTCACGTCGATGTGCTTCGGCGTGAGGCCGCCGCGCAGCACGTTGTCGCTCGCGGCCATGAGCTCGATGCCGAGGCCCGCCAGGTACGCGTGGATGTTGCCCGCCGCGAGGTACAACGACTCGCCCCGACGGAGTCGCACGCGGTTGAGCAGCAGCGAGATGACGATGCCGGGATCGCCCGGGTACACCTCGGCGAGGGTGCCGACGGTCTCGAACGAGAGTGCGTACGGCGACCGGCGGGCGGTGTCGGATGCCGCGAGCGCCGTCACCCGCTCGGTGACCCACGCGGCCTCCCCCGTGTCGCCGCCGCGTCCGTCGCGGAGCAGCCACTCGACGGTGTCGCGGAGCGGATCGGCCGAGCCAAGGTGGGCCGCGAGCAGGTCGAGTGCGCCCGGATCGGGCGCGGCGTCCGCGGCATCCGCCGCCCGCAGCGTCTGCAGGATGCCGGCCACCTCCTCGAGCGGACGGAACCCGGAGAGCGCGTCGAACGTCTCGCTCACCGCGACGATGAGCTCGGGCTTGTGGAACTCGTCGCGGTAGTTGCGGTCGTAGGCCGATACCGGAACCCCGTCGGCCTCCTCGCGCGCGAAGCCCTCGCGGGCCTGCTCTGGCGTCGGGTGGGCCTGCAGCGACAGCGGCTCCGCCGCGGCGAGCAGCTTCAGGAGGAAGGGCAGCCGCGCGCCGTGCCGGGCGAGCCGGGCACCGAGGGCCTGCTCAGGTTCGGCGGCGATCCACTCGGCGAGGTCGGCGTGGCCCACGGACGCCTCGTCCACGACGACCGCCGGCGAGCCCGCGTGCGCGCCGAGCCAGAGCTCCGCCTCGGGCGCGCCCGACGGGGCCACGCCCCGGAACTCGGCGATCGCGCTCGTCGACCCCCAGGCGTAGTCGCGCGGAGTGTTGGCGATCGTCACAAACATGCTCGGTGGTCCCTTCGCGGAGTTTGGCTCCAAACTACCAACGGCTTCGGGCGCCGCCGGCCCGGTCCTAGGCTCGACGGGCCACCCACGACGCCTTGTGCATTGGAGCAGTCATGACGTTCGAGCCGCTCGCAAGCGACTTCTACTCGTACGAGTCCCTTCTCAGCGACCAGGAGAAGGAGGCGCTCGCCCGTCTTCGAGCCTGGCTCGATTCCGACGTGCGACCGATCGTCGCCGGCTACTGGGATCGCGCCGAGTTCCCCATGCAGGTCGTGAAGCCG
This DNA window, taken from Agromyces sp. 3263, encodes the following:
- a CDS encoding helix-turn-helix domain-containing protein, coding for MLKTIACIALPQMAPFEFGVICEVFGIDRREHGGPIFDFHVVAADPGPITTKLGFDVVVKEGLDFAYEADLVAVPASLVGSPADERVLDVIRDAVDRGAWVLSVCSGAFTLGYAGVLDGRRATTHWMYTDKMAELFPQTEVDPDVLFVQDGKVVTGAGTAAGIDAALHIVRTELGASAANVVARRMVVPPQRDGGQSQFIQTPVPECHSDSFAKVTEWMLEHLDHELTVDLLARKALMSPRTFARRFRAETGTTPNAWLNRQRLLRAQQLLEETSLTLEEIARETGFGAAAVMRHHFLKVLQTTPTQYRRLFGVREASDREVAAAS
- the manA gene encoding mannose-6-phosphate isomerase, class I; its protein translation is MFVTIANTPRDYAWGSTSAIAEFRGVAPSGAPEAELWLGAHAGSPAVVVDEASVGHADLAEWIAAEPEQALGARLARHGARLPFLLKLLAAAEPLSLQAHPTPEQAREGFAREEADGVPVSAYDRNYRDEFHKPELIVAVSETFDALSGFRPLEEVAGILQTLRAADAADAAPDPGALDLLAAHLGSADPLRDTVEWLLRDGRGGDTGEAAWVTERVTALAASDTARRSPYALSFETVGTLAEVYPGDPGIVISLLLNRVRLRRGESLYLAAGNIHAYLAGLGIELMAASDNVLRGGLTPKHIDVTELLEVLDFTPIAPPRLEPEPVAPGVVAFRPDVPDFVLYRAEPASIAGTAALDAGAGDHAADAARVPLDGPAIVLAEGGSLRLRGRLGESRLARGEAAYVTPDEGGVEITGDGIAWVATTGASEASAD